GCGAAGAAACTGGATTTCATCGAAACAGCTAAAATCCTCGCGGGCAACACGGATTTTAACCCGGAGATCATGACTGTGATTTCTGTAAAAGACGCTGTGATCGAGTGCATCGATAAAGAAGCACATTTTCAGATTGATGGGGAATACAAGGGCATGGTGAAGAAAGTGGAGGCGCATATCTTGGAGAAGTATATTAAAGTGGCGATAGTCTGACTTGAGAACCATCATTGCTGGTGCTTGCGCCGATGTTGGTGTTGTCACCAACATCGGCGGAGCGCCCCTCTGAGACTACATTAAAAATCGCTGCAGCAGTATTCTCCGTTCAGGAAATGCTTTTTGTGGCAAATCGCGTTACTTCTACCTTATGAAAATCGCCTTTACGATCCTTTTAAGCATGCTGGGCCTGTCGTCCGCATGTTTTGCGCAGCAGCACGAACTTTGCCAGGGGGCCTATTTTACCGAAGAACAGGGCAAAGCATTCCTGGAAAAACACGTTCCGACTTCGAAAATCGCCTGGGAAAGCCGGGCCGAGCAGATCCGTCGGCAGATCCGTGAAGGAATGGACCTGAAAACGTTGCCAGTAAAACCGACTTCGAAGCCGATCATTCACAGCAGAAAGGAAATGGACGGTTACTCGATCGAAAGTGTGGCTTTCGAGAGTATGCCGGGCATTTATGTTACTGGCAATTTATACAAACCATTAAAAAAGAAGAAATCTTACGCGGGCATACTCGCTCCGCACGGACATGGCGAGAACCCGCACGGCCGGTTTCGAGAGCAGACCCAGAAACGCTGTGCAACGCTTGCGAGAATGGGGGCGATTGTGTTTGTCTGGGATATGGTAGGGCAGGGGGACGCCAGGCAATGTGAACATAAAATGCCGAAGGCTCTCAAATTGCAGACAATCAACAGCATTCGCTCGCTGGATTTCTTACTCACCATTCCGGGCGTAGATCCTGAGCGGGTGGCGGTAACGGGTGAATCAGGTGGTGGTACGCAGACCTTCCTGCTGGCAGCATTGGATAACCGTGTGAAGGTTTCGGTGCCGGTAGTGATGGTGTCGGCTTATTTCTTTGGAGGTTGCGTTTGTGAAAGCGGAATGCCAATCCATAAAAAGGGAGAATACCAGACCAATAATGTAGAAATAGCCGCGCTGGCCGCACCCAGACCTATGATACTCATTTCAGACGGTGGTGATTGGACGAAAAACACACCCAATGTAGAGTTTCCTTTTATCCAGAGCATTTACGGTTTATACGGGAAGAAAGATAGGCTGGAAGCGGTTCACCTGCCAGACGAAAAGCATGACTTTGGCCCTTCCAAAAGAAAAGCGATGTATGCCTTTATGGCTAAACATTTAAAGCTGGATTTAAAAGCGGTAACGGATTCACAGGGAAATGTGGATGAAGAACCTGCAAAGGTCTTGACCCAAAAAGAACTTGAAGTATTCAACGAAGCCCACCCACGACCCGCCAACGCGGTAATGGGCGACGCAGCTGTTATGGGACTTTTGTAACAAATCCCATATATGATCATCATCATCGTTTTTGCCGCGATTGTATTCATTGTCCTCAGTTCCACCGTTTTCAAATTACATCCGCTCGTCGGGCTGCTGCTGGCGGCGATAGGGGTAGGCGTTTTTGCCGGACTTCCTATTGACAAACTTGCGGAAACGATTGGAAAGGGGTTCGGTGAATTGATGTCGAAAATTGGCTTAATGGTAATATTAGGCTGCGTGATCGGCGCTATTCTGGATAAATCGGGCGCGGCGATCAAAGTGGCGGATGTGATCTTAAAGCTCTTCGGCGAAAAGCGACCTGCTTTTGCAATGTCAGTAATCGGGGGAATTGTGGGGATACCTGTTTTCTGCGACTCTGGATTTATCATCTTGCATAAACTGAACCAGATCGTGGCTAAGAGAACCGGTCGACCACTGGCGGCCGTTGCGCTTTCGCTTTCAGGAGGGCTGTTTGCAACACACACATTGGT
This Dyadobacter sp. UC 10 DNA region includes the following protein-coding sequences:
- a CDS encoding alpha/beta hydrolase family protein — protein: MKIAFTILLSMLGLSSACFAQQHELCQGAYFTEEQGKAFLEKHVPTSKIAWESRAEQIRRQIREGMDLKTLPVKPTSKPIIHSRKEMDGYSIESVAFESMPGIYVTGNLYKPLKKKKSYAGILAPHGHGENPHGRFREQTQKRCATLARMGAIVFVWDMVGQGDARQCEHKMPKALKLQTINSIRSLDFLLTIPGVDPERVAVTGESGGGTQTFLLAALDNRVKVSVPVVMVSAYFFGGCVCESGMPIHKKGEYQTNNVEIAALAAPRPMILISDGGDWTKNTPNVEFPFIQSIYGLYGKKDRLEAVHLPDEKHDFGPSKRKAMYAFMAKHLKLDLKAVTDSQGNVDEEPAKVLTQKELEVFNEAHPRPANAVMGDAAVMGLL